One region of Streptomyces davaonensis JCM 4913 genomic DNA includes:
- a CDS encoding acyl-CoA dehydrogenase family protein yields the protein MHLDHTPEQQRLRTELRAYFAELVPDDAHARHTEPAAQKRFYRETIRRLGADRWLGMGWPKEYGGRGLTAMEQFIFFDEAAQAGVPLPLMALNTVGPTIMQFGTDEQKAFFLPRILSGEIDFAIGYSEPDAGTDLASLRTRAVRDGDEYVVNGQKIWTTNGDTADWVWLAVRTDPAAPAHKGITMLLVPTSDPGYSCTLINTLAGHDTTASYYENVRVPVSRRVGAENQGWRLITNQLNHERVTLAAHGTMAIRALHDVQRWATGTKLADGRRVIDLPWVRRLLARTHVRLDALKLLNWQMVQAVQDGTLTPQDASAVKVYGSEARRDAYAWLMEIVAAPGALKEGSAGAILRGELERGYRSAVIFTFGGGNNEIQREIISWIGLGMPRVRR from the coding sequence GTGCATCTGGACCACACGCCCGAACAGCAGCGGCTGCGCACCGAACTGCGCGCCTACTTCGCCGAGCTGGTGCCGGACGACGCCCACGCCCGCCACACCGAACCCGCCGCCCAGAAGCGCTTCTACCGCGAGACGATCCGGCGCCTCGGCGCGGACCGCTGGCTCGGCATGGGCTGGCCCAAGGAGTACGGCGGACGCGGCCTGACCGCGATGGAACAGTTCATCTTCTTCGACGAGGCCGCCCAGGCGGGCGTACCGCTGCCGCTGATGGCGCTGAACACCGTCGGCCCGACGATCATGCAGTTCGGCACCGACGAGCAGAAGGCGTTCTTCCTGCCGCGGATCCTCTCCGGCGAGATCGACTTCGCGATCGGCTACAGCGAGCCCGACGCGGGCACCGACCTCGCCTCCCTGCGCACCCGCGCGGTGCGCGACGGCGACGAGTACGTCGTGAACGGGCAGAAGATCTGGACCACCAACGGCGACACGGCCGACTGGGTCTGGCTCGCCGTGCGCACCGACCCGGCCGCCCCCGCCCACAAGGGCATCACCATGCTCCTCGTGCCGACCAGTGACCCCGGCTACTCCTGCACCCTGATCAACACCCTCGCCGGGCACGACACCACCGCCAGCTACTACGAGAACGTCCGCGTCCCCGTCTCGCGCCGCGTCGGCGCCGAGAACCAGGGCTGGCGGCTGATCACCAACCAGCTCAACCACGAGCGCGTCACCCTCGCCGCCCACGGCACCATGGCCATCCGCGCCCTGCACGACGTGCAACGCTGGGCGACCGGGACCAAGCTCGCCGACGGCCGCCGCGTCATCGACCTGCCCTGGGTCCGCCGCCTCCTCGCCCGCACCCACGTCCGCCTCGACGCCCTGAAACTCCTCAACTGGCAGATGGTGCAGGCCGTCCAGGACGGCACCCTCACCCCGCAGGACGCCTCGGCGGTGAAGGTCTACGGCTCCGAGGCCCGCCGTGACGCCTACGCCTGGCTCATGGAGATCGTGGCCGCGCCGGGTGCGCTGAAGGAGGGATCCGCGGGCGCGATCCTCCGGGGCGAGCTGGAACGCGGCTACCGCTCCGCCGTGATCTTCACCTTCGGCGGCGGCAACAACGAGATCCAGCGCGAGATCATCTCCTGGATCGGTCTGGGGATGCCGCGGGTCCGGCGTTAG
- a CDS encoding oxygenase MpaB family protein, with the protein MGDPGLFTPNSVTWQMHGDPMMWIAGVRALYFQALHPRAVRGVIQNSDFRHDAWGRLLRTANFVGTITYGTTESAERAGARVRKIHSKLTATDPDTGEEYPVDEPELLLWVHCAEIDSYLSVMRRSGFRLTDAEADRYIREHLVSARLVGLDPDAVPADRAELAAYFEKVRPELAAGAEAREVDDFLLRPPTHPLLVPARDLVWRRVAHLAYAALPPYAHELYGRTAPEPAVVDRRLRTAGHVLRAIPERVRWQLPPKHILRAMARLGPGARPAPYKLGR; encoded by the coding sequence ATGGGCGATCCCGGGCTGTTCACACCGAACTCCGTCACCTGGCAGATGCACGGCGATCCCATGATGTGGATCGCCGGTGTCCGCGCACTGTACTTCCAGGCCCTGCACCCACGGGCGGTGCGCGGAGTGATCCAGAACTCCGACTTCCGGCACGACGCCTGGGGCCGCCTGCTGCGCACCGCCAACTTCGTCGGCACCATCACCTACGGCACCACCGAGTCCGCCGAGCGGGCCGGGGCCCGGGTCCGGAAGATCCACTCCAAGCTGACGGCCACCGATCCCGACACCGGCGAGGAGTACCCGGTCGACGAACCCGAACTGCTTCTGTGGGTCCACTGCGCGGAGATCGACTCCTATCTGAGCGTCATGCGCCGCTCGGGCTTCCGGCTCACCGACGCCGAGGCCGACCGGTACATCCGCGAACACCTCGTCAGCGCCCGCCTGGTGGGCCTCGACCCCGACGCCGTACCCGCCGACCGGGCCGAGCTGGCGGCGTACTTCGAGAAGGTGCGCCCCGAACTCGCCGCCGGAGCCGAGGCACGCGAGGTGGACGACTTCCTGCTCCGCCCGCCGACGCACCCGCTCCTGGTCCCTGCGCGTGACCTGGTATGGCGGCGCGTGGCGCACCTGGCGTACGCCGCGCTGCCCCCGTACGCCCATGAGCTGTACGGCAGGACAGCGCCCGAACCCGCCGTGGTGGACCGCCGGTTGCGTACCGCGGGGCATGTGCTGCGGGCCATTCCGGAACGGGTGCGCTGGCAACTGCCGCCCAAACACATCCTGCGCGCGATGGCGAGACTCGGCCCCGGCGCGCGCCCGGCACCGTACAAACTCGGACGATAG
- a CDS encoding serine/threonine-protein kinase produces MGESRLIQGRYRLLDLIGRGGMGEVWRARDESLGRQVAVKCLKPLGPHHDQSFTRVLRERFRREARVAAALQHRGVTVVHDFGESDGVLYLVMELLEGRNLSQLLEDNKHHPLPVPAVVEIADQVTAALAYTHQQGIVHRDLKPANIVRLTDGTVKICDFGIARLGADIGFTSRLTGTGIAMGTPHYMSPEQIGGSEVDQRSDLYSLGCVLYEIATGVPPFDLDDAWAVLVGHRDTPPRPPREHRTELPEFLEKVILDLLAKRPEDRPHDAREVGRRIGLGRGTPTYVPTVLTPRPEPRPPEPAGREARLPSWTQGMTTGHKATGAGLRPTPPDAGAALTGEWIPRPAAGRPAEPVTQDPPAPDPAALTALAGRHNAGLSLGRLGRWAEAGEVHRAVAAEREHLLGPEHPDTLASRYEVAFTLSRTGRAADALREYKHVARARSLALGPDHPETLAARQEMAYVLGQLGRHFDAHQVYLSVLAARERAMGAEHPDTLRCRHNLAFNLSRLGRLEDSYRMACEVAAARARVLGPDHPETLVTRYEVAYALGQLGRWAEALHTYHEVAGARAQALGPDHADTLAARYEVGISLGRLGRSAEALQLYRELIEDRTRVHGPTHPETLRARHGLGVNLGRLGRWEEALAESRDVCAIRERVLGPEHPDTLVSRREVAVGLGWLGRWPDALAEYRRVAAARERVLGPAHPDTLASRNDEAHCLEQLGRAAEAVELYRRVAALRQQGTSGGR; encoded by the coding sequence GTGGGGGAGAGCAGGCTGATCCAGGGCCGGTACCGGCTGCTGGACCTGATCGGGCGCGGCGGCATGGGCGAGGTGTGGCGGGCGCGCGACGAATCGCTCGGCCGGCAGGTCGCCGTGAAGTGCCTCAAGCCGCTCGGCCCGCATCACGACCAGTCCTTCACCCGGGTCCTCAGAGAGCGGTTCCGGCGCGAGGCCAGGGTCGCCGCCGCGCTCCAGCATCGCGGCGTCACGGTCGTCCATGACTTCGGCGAGTCGGACGGCGTCCTGTATCTCGTCATGGAGCTGCTGGAGGGCCGCAACCTCAGCCAGCTGCTGGAGGACAACAAGCACCATCCGCTGCCCGTGCCCGCCGTCGTCGAGATCGCCGACCAGGTCACCGCCGCCCTCGCCTACACCCACCAGCAGGGCATCGTGCACCGGGACCTGAAGCCCGCGAACATCGTGCGGCTGACCGACGGCACCGTGAAGATCTGCGACTTCGGCATCGCCCGCCTCGGCGCCGACATCGGCTTCACCTCCCGGCTGACGGGCACCGGCATCGCCATGGGCACCCCGCACTACATGTCCCCGGAACAGATCGGCGGATCCGAGGTCGACCAGCGCAGCGACCTGTACTCGCTGGGCTGTGTGCTCTACGAGATCGCCACCGGCGTACCGCCCTTCGACCTCGACGACGCCTGGGCCGTCCTCGTCGGACACCGGGACACCCCGCCGCGTCCGCCCCGCGAACACCGCACGGAACTCCCCGAGTTCCTGGAGAAGGTCATCCTGGACCTGCTCGCCAAGCGCCCCGAGGACCGGCCGCACGACGCCCGCGAGGTGGGCCGCCGGATCGGCCTCGGCCGCGGCACCCCGACCTATGTCCCGACCGTCCTCACCCCGCGCCCGGAACCACGCCCGCCCGAGCCGGCCGGCCGCGAGGCCCGGCTGCCGTCCTGGACCCAGGGCATGACCACCGGCCACAAGGCCACCGGCGCCGGGCTGCGCCCCACGCCCCCGGATGCCGGGGCCGCGCTCACCGGCGAATGGATTCCCCGCCCCGCCGCCGGCCGACCCGCGGAACCGGTGACCCAGGACCCGCCCGCCCCCGACCCGGCGGCGCTCACCGCGCTGGCCGGCCGGCACAACGCCGGACTCAGCCTCGGACGGCTCGGCCGCTGGGCGGAGGCCGGGGAGGTCCACCGCGCGGTCGCCGCCGAACGCGAGCATCTGCTCGGACCCGAGCACCCCGACACCCTCGCCAGCCGCTACGAGGTCGCCTTCACCCTCAGCCGCACCGGCCGCGCGGCCGATGCCCTGCGCGAGTACAAGCACGTCGCCCGCGCCAGAAGCCTCGCCCTCGGCCCCGACCACCCGGAAACCCTCGCCGCCCGCCAGGAAATGGCCTACGTGCTGGGCCAGTTGGGCCGCCACTTCGACGCCCACCAGGTGTACCTCTCGGTACTCGCGGCCCGCGAGCGGGCCATGGGCGCCGAGCACCCCGACACCCTGCGCTGCCGGCACAACCTGGCCTTCAACCTCAGCAGGCTCGGGCGCCTGGAGGACTCGTACCGCATGGCCTGCGAGGTCGCCGCCGCGCGCGCCCGGGTGCTCGGCCCCGACCACCCGGAAACCCTCGTCACCCGCTACGAAGTCGCCTACGCGCTCGGTCAGTTGGGCCGCTGGGCGGAGGCCCTGCACACCTACCACGAGGTCGCCGGGGCCCGCGCCCAGGCGCTCGGCCCCGACCACGCCGACACCCTCGCCGCCCGCTACGAGGTCGGCATCAGCCTGGGGCGCCTCGGTCGCAGCGCGGAGGCGCTCCAGCTGTACCGCGAGCTGATCGAGGACCGCACCCGGGTGCACGGCCCCACCCACCCCGAGACCCTGCGCGCCCGCCACGGCCTGGGCGTCAACCTGGGCCGCCTCGGCCGCTGGGAGGAGGCCCTCGCCGAGTCCCGCGACGTCTGCGCGATCCGTGAGCGGGTGCTCGGACCCGAGCATCCGGACACCCTCGTCAGCCGCCGCGAGGTCGCCGTCGGCCTGGGCTGGCTGGGCCGCTGGCCCGACGCGCTCGCCGAGTACCGCAGGGTGGCCGCCGCCCGCGAACGCGTCCTCGGCCCCGCCCACCCCGACACCCTGGCCAGCCGCAACGACGAGGCCCACTGCCTCGAACAACTCGGCCGCGCGGCAGAGGCGGTGGAGCTGTACCGGAGGGTTGCGGCGCTACGGCAGCAGGGGACGTCGGGCGGGCGGTGA